In Haloarcula sp. H-GB4, a single genomic region encodes these proteins:
- a CDS encoding ATP-dependent DNA helicase yields the protein MGDSASTGTESWRAYFGFDEPYENQADAVERAIEAGKARGFLAMEGPCGTGKTMAALTAGATLVRDTDLYERMVVVTPVKQQLQQFVDDLRALNAGIDEPFDGISLVGKRDLCPYGREGQFPDDVGTHDRCEDLREATARLVEDDGRSDGAAVADAEIAGEADDDQWWDPRKGQDLAAAARPDAVEQSTLGDDTLQTAGAASPYRQAQPTAPESMAEGSDPPLYCPFEADWYARNKGSPVDFSAGEEHVVTMDGYLPAATERGTCPHRVMSVMLDEADVIVGNYNHLFDPGSRPLLSDVLDNQTLVIVDEAHRLEERVRDLLSDRLGRQSIVQARNDCTTLIQRAQQSADHKAQVREVLSAREVPLDAVDQARKFYDDLVRWLDNRIESFLDAEHEGWRADPSTLPEHDREIPLRDPDTVEQDELTEWAERKGYDGSLWRSLSKVGAAVEDAIDQLGLTRQPVCAAVGVLAGQWWERDHATFLREIELEHSPNHGQSLDSDYQAVYTPGLLCYNCMPATALRNVFDDLGGGILMSATLEPLDVFTRVSGLDSMAETGSTAPDEQSGDGRPVRSTTYDLPFPPENRASYLVDATPFTARNRGDPGTMRPLGDNWNPTRDEYAQALRALARSPGNVMVAMPNYREARWAGAYLQEAVEKSVLVDESSSNEETERLKREFFSGDGKVMVTSTRGTLTEGVDYDGEKLSTCAVVGIPLVNIGSPRVRGVQRAYGDAFGEDSAFEYALTVPAVRRARQAIGRVIRGVDEVGVRALVGRRYTPDARHSVSPYLPAGEREEFTRMTPDFLASQLDSFWADHHQ from the coding sequence ATGGGAGACTCCGCCTCGACGGGCACAGAGTCCTGGCGCGCGTATTTCGGCTTCGACGAGCCCTACGAGAATCAGGCCGACGCCGTCGAACGAGCCATCGAGGCGGGCAAGGCACGCGGTTTTCTCGCGATGGAAGGCCCATGCGGGACGGGCAAGACGATGGCTGCGCTCACCGCCGGCGCGACGCTGGTCCGTGATACGGATCTGTATGAGCGAATGGTCGTCGTCACGCCGGTCAAACAGCAACTCCAGCAGTTCGTCGATGACCTGCGAGCGCTCAACGCCGGTATCGACGAGCCGTTCGACGGCATCTCGCTGGTCGGCAAGCGCGACCTCTGTCCGTACGGTCGCGAGGGACAGTTCCCGGACGACGTAGGGACACACGACCGCTGTGAGGACCTCAGGGAGGCGACGGCGCGGTTAGTCGAGGACGACGGGCGTTCGGACGGCGCGGCCGTCGCGGACGCCGAAATCGCCGGTGAGGCAGACGACGACCAGTGGTGGGACCCGCGGAAAGGGCAGGACCTCGCCGCGGCCGCGCGCCCTGACGCGGTCGAGCAATCGACCCTTGGCGACGACACACTTCAGACAGCCGGCGCGGCCTCGCCGTACCGGCAGGCCCAGCCAACAGCTCCGGAATCGATGGCAGAGGGGTCAGACCCGCCGCTGTACTGTCCGTTCGAGGCGGACTGGTACGCCCGCAACAAAGGTTCGCCCGTCGACTTCTCGGCTGGAGAGGAGCACGTGGTGACGATGGACGGCTACCTCCCGGCGGCGACGGAGCGCGGGACCTGCCCGCATCGGGTAATGAGCGTGATGCTGGACGAGGCTGATGTTATCGTCGGGAACTACAACCACCTGTTCGACCCGGGCTCTCGCCCGCTGCTGTCGGACGTGCTCGACAACCAGACGCTCGTCATCGTGGACGAGGCCCACCGACTCGAGGAGCGCGTGCGTGACCTTCTGTCGGACCGCCTGGGCCGTCAGAGTATCGTACAAGCGCGCAACGACTGCACGACACTGATCCAGCGCGCCCAGCAGAGCGCCGACCACAAGGCGCAGGTCCGCGAGGTCCTGTCGGCCCGCGAAGTCCCGCTGGACGCAGTTGACCAGGCCCGGAAGTTCTACGACGACCTCGTCCGGTGGCTCGACAACCGCATCGAGTCCTTCCTCGACGCCGAACACGAGGGCTGGCGCGCGGACCCGTCAACCCTCCCCGAGCACGACCGCGAAATCCCGCTTCGGGACCCCGACACGGTTGAGCAGGACGAACTGACCGAGTGGGCCGAGCGCAAGGGCTACGATGGGTCGCTCTGGCGCTCGCTGTCGAAGGTCGGGGCCGCCGTTGAGGACGCAATCGACCAGCTCGGGCTGACCCGCCAGCCGGTGTGCGCCGCTGTCGGCGTGCTGGCCGGGCAGTGGTGGGAGCGCGACCACGCGACCTTCCTCCGGGAGATCGAACTGGAGCACTCACCGAACCACGGACAGAGCCTCGATTCCGACTACCAGGCCGTCTACACGCCGGGCCTGCTGTGTTACAACTGTATGCCCGCGACGGCCCTGCGGAACGTCTTCGACGACCTCGGGGGCGGTATCCTGATGAGCGCGACGCTGGAGCCGCTGGACGTGTTCACCCGCGTGTCGGGACTGGACTCGATGGCCGAGACGGGCTCGACGGCCCCCGACGAGCAATCCGGCGACGGACGACCGGTCCGGTCGACGACCTACGACCTGCCGTTCCCGCCTGAGAACCGGGCGTCGTACCTCGTCGACGCGACGCCGTTTACCGCGCGCAACCGCGGCGACCCTGGGACGATGCGGCCGCTCGGTGACAACTGGAACCCGACGCGCGACGAGTACGCACAGGCGTTGCGCGCGCTAGCTCGTTCTCCGGGCAACGTCATGGTAGCGATGCCGAACTACCGAGAGGCGCGCTGGGCCGGCGCATACCTGCAGGAGGCCGTCGAGAAGTCGGTCCTCGTGGACGAATCATCGAGCAACGAGGAGACTGAACGGCTGAAACGCGAGTTCTTCAGTGGCGACGGGAAAGTCATGGTCACGTCAACGCGCGGGACGCTAACCGAAGGCGTCGATTACGACGGCGAGAAGCTATCGACCTGCGCGGTCGTCGGTATCCCGCTGGTGAATATCGGTTCACCCCGTGTCCGGGGCGTTCAGCGGGCATACGGTGACGCCTTCGGCGAGGATAGTGCCTTCGAGTACGCCCTGACAGTTCCGGCTGTGCGGCGCGCGCGCCAGGCCATCGGCCGCGTCATCCGCGGCGTTGACGAGGTCGGCGTGCGGGCGCTGGTCGGCCGGCGGTATACGCCGGACGCGCGGCATTCAGTGTCTCCGTACCTGCCTGCCGGCGAACGCGAGGAGTTCACCCGGATGACGCCGGATTTCCTCGCGAGCCAACTGGATTCATTCTGGGCCGACCACCACCAGTAA